In Cupriavidus taiwanensis, the following are encoded in one genomic region:
- a CDS encoding LytR/AlgR family response regulator transcription factor, whose amino-acid sequence MTPTALIADDEEHLRAYLRGKLQRLWPELQIVAEATNGIEAADAIARLSPSVAFLDIKMPGLSGLEVAQGIETDTRLVFVTAYDEFALDAFERAAVDYLVKPVGEERLGRTIERLRKALQEAAPLPELAQLLNQLTRAQPRAEGGGQLRWVRASRGNTTSHVPIQEVMYFQSDDKYVVVHTRDGEHLIRTPLAELMAGLDPEVFWQIHRSSIVNMEYVAGTRRDDSGRLFVRMRGSDAELPVSRAYMHRFRQM is encoded by the coding sequence ATGACGCCCACTGCGCTGATTGCCGATGACGAAGAGCACCTGCGCGCGTACCTGCGTGGCAAGCTGCAGCGCCTGTGGCCGGAGCTGCAGATCGTGGCCGAGGCGACCAACGGCATCGAAGCCGCCGACGCCATTGCGCGCTTGTCGCCGAGCGTTGCCTTCCTCGATATCAAGATGCCCGGGCTGTCCGGACTGGAAGTGGCGCAGGGCATCGAGACCGATACGCGGCTGGTGTTCGTCACGGCCTATGACGAATTCGCGCTCGATGCGTTCGAGCGCGCGGCGGTGGACTACCTGGTCAAGCCGGTCGGCGAGGAACGCCTCGGCCGCACCATCGAGCGGTTGCGCAAGGCGTTGCAGGAAGCCGCGCCGCTGCCCGAGCTGGCGCAGTTGCTGAACCAGCTGACACGCGCCCAGCCGCGCGCGGAAGGCGGCGGCCAGTTGCGGTGGGTGCGGGCCAGCCGCGGCAATACCACCAGCCATGTGCCGATCCAGGAGGTGATGTATTTCCAGAGCGACGACAAATACGTCGTGGTGCATACCCGCGATGGCGAGCACCTGATCCGCACGCCGCTGGCGGAACTGATGGCGGGGCTGGACCCGGAGGTGTTCTGGCAGATCCACCGCTCATCCATCGTCAATATGGAATACGTGGCCGGCACGCGGCGCGACGACTCGGGCCGGCTTTTTGTCAGGATGCGCGGCAGCGATGCCGAACTGCCGGTGTCGCGCGCCTATATGCATCGGTTCCGGCAGATGTAA
- a CDS encoding 2TM domain-containing protein translates to MHHAFPPNDPNAMAYWRARRMVRALRGWYIHLLVYAVVNAWLWFRFFYFPSPSWSHYATTGWPWPLTTTLAWGLGLALHGLLVWTRLSRRGRDWEQRKIQEFMDRH, encoded by the coding sequence ATGCACCACGCCTTCCCGCCCAACGACCCCAACGCCATGGCCTACTGGCGCGCGCGCCGCATGGTGCGCGCGCTGCGCGGCTGGTATATCCACCTGCTGGTCTACGCCGTGGTCAATGCGTGGCTGTGGTTCCGCTTCTTTTACTTCCCGTCGCCGTCATGGTCGCATTACGCCACCACGGGCTGGCCCTGGCCGCTGACCACCACGCTGGCCTGGGGCCTGGGGCTAGCGCTGCACGGGTTGCTGGTGTGGACGCGGCTGTCGCGCCGGGGCCGTGACTGGGAGCAGCGCAAGATCCAGGAATTCATGGATCGGCACTAG
- a CDS encoding cytochrome c1 has product MKKLLSILALAGACIAGAPAMAAEGGFPLEPAPVNTADLSSLQRGAKVFVNYCLNCHGASMMRYNRLKDIGLTDDQIRENLLFSAEKVGETMNIAMQPKEAKAFFGAQPPDLSVIARARGDDWLYTYLRTFYRDDSRATGWNNLVFPSVGMPHVLWELQGQRAAKFTEVEEHGEKVHKFAGFEQLSPGKLSKVEYDQMTADLVSFLDWMAEPAQNHRKRLGVWVLLFLGVFTVFAWRLNAAYWKDVK; this is encoded by the coding sequence ATGAAAAAGCTGCTTTCGATCCTCGCGCTGGCCGGCGCCTGCATTGCCGGCGCGCCCGCCATGGCTGCGGAGGGGGGCTTCCCCCTCGAGCCGGCGCCGGTGAACACCGCCGACCTGTCGTCGCTGCAGCGCGGCGCCAAGGTGTTCGTCAACTACTGCCTGAACTGCCACGGCGCGTCGATGATGCGCTACAACCGGCTCAAGGACATCGGCCTGACCGACGACCAGATCCGCGAGAACCTGCTGTTCAGCGCGGAGAAGGTTGGCGAAACCATGAACATCGCCATGCAGCCGAAGGAAGCCAAGGCCTTCTTCGGCGCGCAGCCGCCGGACCTGTCGGTGATTGCGCGTGCCCGCGGCGATGACTGGCTCTACACCTACCTGCGCACGTTCTACCGCGACGACAGCCGCGCCACCGGCTGGAACAACCTGGTGTTCCCGAGCGTCGGCATGCCGCACGTGCTGTGGGAACTGCAGGGCCAGCGCGCCGCCAAGTTCACCGAAGTCGAAGAGCACGGCGAGAAGGTGCACAAGTTCGCCGGCTTCGAGCAACTGAGCCCCGGCAAGCTGAGCAAGGTCGAGTACGACCAGATGACGGCCGACCTGGTCAGCTTCCTCGACTGGATGGCCGAGCCCGCGCAGAACCACCGCAAGCGCCTGGGCGTCTGGGTGCTGCTGTTCCTGGGCGTGTTCACCGTGTTCGCCTGGCGCCTGAACGCCGCGTACTGGAAGGACGTGAAGTAA
- a CDS encoding TRAP transporter substrate-binding protein, translating to MTVLFTRRRFGALAAGTLAMTLPAAHVFAQAATIRLKYGTAFPADHPGTLRIQQAAVAIRQDTGGKVDLQVYPNSQLGSEPDMIAQVRTGAMDFMSTAGTNLQTLVPTAGINGVAFAFKDYTTVWAAMDGDVGAYVRAALSKVNLHVFDKCLDNGYRNITSASRPINTPADLKGFKVRVPGIPLWISMFKALGASPTAIPFGELYSALQTRVVDGQENPLALIRSAKLYEVQKFCALTGHTWDGHFIFGNAKKFQALPAEVRAAITAHFTAAALKQREDIARLNTDAQAELTRLGIVFSQPDPAPFRALLQGAGFYAEWKKKYGDEAWSRLEKYAGRLA from the coding sequence ATGACCGTTTTGTTCACCCGGCGCCGCTTTGGCGCGCTAGCCGCCGGCACGCTGGCGATGACGCTGCCGGCGGCACACGTATTCGCCCAGGCCGCCACCATCCGCCTGAAGTACGGCACCGCCTTTCCCGCCGACCATCCGGGCACGCTGCGCATCCAGCAGGCCGCGGTGGCGATCCGCCAGGACACCGGCGGCAAGGTCGACCTGCAGGTCTATCCCAACAGCCAGCTCGGCAGCGAACCGGACATGATCGCGCAGGTGCGCACCGGCGCGATGGATTTCATGTCCACGGCCGGCACCAACCTGCAAACGCTGGTGCCCACCGCCGGCATCAACGGCGTGGCCTTCGCCTTCAAGGACTACACCACGGTCTGGGCCGCGATGGATGGCGACGTGGGCGCCTATGTCCGGGCCGCGCTGAGCAAGGTCAACCTGCATGTGTTCGACAAATGCCTGGACAACGGCTATCGCAACATCACCTCGGCCAGCCGGCCGATCAACACGCCGGCCGACCTGAAGGGCTTCAAGGTGCGCGTGCCCGGCATCCCGCTGTGGATCTCGATGTTCAAGGCGCTGGGCGCGTCGCCCACCGCCATCCCGTTCGGCGAACTCTATTCGGCGCTGCAGACGCGCGTCGTCGACGGGCAGGAAAACCCGCTGGCGCTGATCCGCAGCGCGAAGCTCTATGAAGTGCAGAAGTTCTGCGCGCTGACCGGACATACCTGGGATGGCCACTTCATCTTCGGCAACGCCAAAAAGTTCCAGGCGCTGCCGGCTGAGGTGCGCGCCGCCATCACCGCCCATTTCACCGCGGCGGCGCTGAAGCAACGCGAAGACATCGCGCGTTTGAATACCGATGCCCAGGCCGAGCTGACCCGTCTTGGCATCGTCTTCAGCCAACCCGACCCGGCGCCATTCCGCGCCTTGCTGCAAGGGGCCGGCTTCTATGCCGAATGGAAGAAGAAGTACGGCGACGAGGCGTGGTCCCGGCTGGAGAAATACGCCGGCCGTCTCGCATGA
- a CDS encoding mannitol dehydrogenase family protein, with product MRLTQRNSCRANAEVQQPGYDRSRLSRGVLHLGLGAFHRAHQALYTEAAIRAGDKRWGIAGVSLREPRTPRTLAAQDFLYSVTECEGAAATTRIVGAVMQAWYAPHALGEVLGALADPAVAVVTCTVTEKGYCQHPSSADLDPNHADIRHDLAHPDTPRSTLGVLAAGLRRRPAGAPLSIVCCDNMSANGDTLRKLLAQYAMLKDPALARRVRDDVAFPNTMVDRIVPAATPASRRDAQRRLGLRDEAAIICEAFTQWVIEDRFAGPRPAWEAGGALLTGDVRPFQAMKLQLLNGTHSAIAYAGQLCGLQTVAEAMEDPLVGAFACGVMADLRATVQAPPGYDAGAYSQALLQRLRNAALGHRTVQIAADGTQKVPVRWLPALRASAGTERPWLERALAVWLHCLRGGRSDGGQPLAFDDPGAPALAACLRGAHSDADAVRQALAHTPVFGSEPWPASLADRLASHLGVLRLGGAAALLSS from the coding sequence ATGAGGCTCACGCAACGCAACAGTTGCCGCGCCAACGCTGAAGTGCAACAGCCCGGCTACGATCGCAGCCGCTTGTCGCGCGGCGTGCTGCATCTGGGCCTTGGCGCATTCCACCGCGCGCACCAGGCGCTGTACACCGAGGCCGCGATCCGCGCCGGGGATAAGCGCTGGGGCATTGCCGGCGTCAGCCTGCGCGAGCCGCGCACACCGCGCACGCTGGCGGCGCAGGACTTCCTGTATTCGGTAACCGAGTGCGAAGGCGCGGCCGCTACCACGCGCATCGTCGGCGCCGTGATGCAGGCCTGGTATGCCCCGCATGCGCTGGGCGAGGTGCTCGGCGCGCTGGCCGATCCCGCTGTCGCCGTGGTGACCTGCACGGTCACAGAAAAGGGCTACTGCCAGCATCCGTCCAGCGCCGACCTGGACCCGAACCACGCCGATATCCGGCACGACCTGGCCCATCCAGACACGCCCAGAAGCACGCTCGGCGTACTGGCCGCGGGTTTGCGCCGCAGGCCCGCCGGCGCGCCGCTCAGCATCGTCTGCTGCGACAACATGTCCGCCAACGGCGATACATTGCGCAAGCTGCTGGCGCAGTACGCCATGCTGAAGGACCCGGCGCTGGCCCGGCGCGTGCGCGACGACGTGGCCTTCCCCAACACCATGGTGGACCGCATCGTCCCCGCCGCCACGCCGGCATCGCGCCGTGACGCGCAGCGCCGCCTGGGCCTGCGCGACGAGGCCGCGATCATCTGCGAAGCCTTCACGCAGTGGGTGATCGAAGACCGCTTCGCCGGACCGCGGCCGGCATGGGAAGCGGGCGGCGCGCTGCTGACCGGCGATGTCCGGCCGTTCCAGGCGATGAAGCTGCAGTTGCTCAACGGCACGCATTCGGCCATCGCCTATGCCGGGCAACTGTGCGGGCTGCAGACCGTTGCCGAGGCCATGGAGGATCCGCTGGTCGGCGCTTTCGCCTGCGGCGTGATGGCAGACCTGCGCGCCACCGTGCAAGCGCCGCCCGGGTATGACGCAGGCGCCTACAGTCAGGCCTTGCTGCAGCGCTTGCGCAATGCGGCGCTCGGCCACCGCACCGTGCAGATTGCAGCCGACGGCACGCAGAAAGTGCCGGTGCGCTGGCTGCCCGCGCTGCGCGCCAGTGCCGGCACCGAGCGGCCCTGGCTGGAGCGCGCGCTTGCGGTCTGGCTGCATTGCCTGCGCGGCGGGCGCAGCGATGGCGGCCAGCCGCTTGCCTTCGACGACCCCGGCGCGCCCGCGCTGGCGGCGTGCCTGCGTGGCGCGCACAGCGATGCCGATGCCGTGCGCCAGGCACTCGCGCACACGCCGGTCTTTGGCAGCGAGCCCTGGCCGGCCTCACTGGCAGACCGGCTGGCCAGCCACCTGGGGGTGCTGCGCCTTGGCGGCGCTGCTGCGCTGCTGTCGTCCTGA
- a CDS encoding glutathione S-transferase N-terminal domain-containing protein: MMVLYSGTTCPFSQRCRLVLFEKGMDFEIRDVDLFNKPEDISVMNPYGQVPILVERDLILYESNIINEYIDERFPHPQLMPADPVQRARARLFLFNFEKELFTHVYTLENEKGKAAEKNHERARAAIRDRLTQLAPIFVKNKYMLGEEFSMLDVAIAPLLWRLDHYGIELSKNAAPLLKYAERIFSRPAYIEALTPSEKVMRR; encoded by the coding sequence ATGATGGTGTTGTATTCGGGTACGACTTGCCCGTTTTCCCAACGTTGCCGCCTTGTCCTGTTCGAAAAGGGCATGGATTTTGAAATCCGCGACGTCGACCTGTTCAACAAGCCCGAAGATATTTCGGTGATGAACCCGTACGGCCAGGTGCCTATCCTGGTCGAGCGCGATCTCATCCTGTATGAGTCGAACATCATCAACGAATACATCGACGAGCGCTTCCCGCACCCGCAACTGATGCCGGCCGACCCGGTGCAGCGCGCCCGCGCCCGCCTGTTCCTGTTCAACTTCGAAAAGGAATTGTTCACCCACGTCTACACGCTGGAGAACGAAAAGGGCAAGGCCGCGGAAAAGAACCACGAACGCGCCCGCGCCGCGATCCGCGACCGCCTGACGCAGCTCGCGCCGATCTTCGTCAAGAACAAGTACATGCTGGGCGAAGAGTTCTCGATGCTCGACGTCGCCATCGCGCCGCTGCTGTGGCGCCTGGACCACTACGGCATCGAGCTGTCGAAGAACGCCGCGCCGCTGCTGAAGTATGCTGAACGCATTTTCAGCCGTCCCGCGTACATCGAAGCGCTCACCCCGTCCGAAAAGGTGATGCGCCGCTAA
- a CDS encoding sensor histidine kinase, whose translation MPFPHSRLWRPAPEQRAYEEARHRVRALRFFYLHAMVYVVVNAMLIGFHLMGSSHRPWAGGPLMGWGIGLAVHGIMTWGRVGLLGRRWEERKIAEYMAQEQVRTLSTEKQLVEARMKLLQAQIEPHFLFNTLANVVSLIEPAPQKATMMLEHFIAYLRASLAASRATQGTVAQEAKLLRDYLALIRIRMGERLHYSVEVDPELESMPLAPMLLQPVVENAIKHGLEPKIEGGRLLVRLERRGARMLATIEDDGMGFRPSAGAGVGLSNLRERLAVLYDGDAHVRIEERSPGTAVLIDLPLPPAS comes from the coding sequence GTGCCTTTCCCCCACTCCCGCCTCTGGCGCCCCGCCCCCGAGCAACGCGCCTACGAAGAAGCCCGCCACCGCGTGCGGGCGCTGCGCTTCTTCTATCTGCACGCCATGGTCTACGTGGTGGTGAACGCGATGCTGATCGGCTTCCATCTGATGGGATCGTCGCATCGCCCCTGGGCGGGCGGCCCGCTGATGGGCTGGGGCATCGGCCTGGCGGTGCACGGCATCATGACCTGGGGACGTGTGGGCCTGCTCGGGCGGCGGTGGGAGGAGCGCAAGATTGCCGAATACATGGCGCAGGAACAGGTGCGCACGCTGTCGACGGAAAAGCAGCTGGTCGAGGCGCGCATGAAGCTGCTGCAGGCGCAGATCGAGCCGCACTTCCTGTTCAACACGTTGGCCAACGTGGTCAGCCTGATCGAGCCCGCGCCGCAGAAGGCCACGATGATGCTGGAGCATTTCATCGCCTATCTGCGTGCGTCGCTGGCCGCCAGCCGTGCGACGCAAGGCACGGTGGCGCAGGAGGCGAAGCTGCTGCGCGACTACCTGGCGCTGATCCGTATCCGCATGGGCGAGCGGCTGCATTATTCGGTCGAGGTCGACCCTGAACTGGAGTCGATGCCGCTGGCGCCGATGCTGCTGCAGCCCGTGGTCGAGAATGCGATCAAGCATGGCCTGGAGCCCAAGATCGAAGGCGGGCGGCTGCTGGTCCGGCTGGAGCGGCGCGGCGCGCGCATGCTGGCGACGATCGAGGACGATGGCATGGGCTTCCGGCCGTCGGCCGGTGCGGGTGTCGGGTTGTCGAACCTGCGCGAACGGCTGGCGGTGCTGTATGACGGCGACGCCCACGTCAGGATAGAAGAGCGCTCGCCCGGTACCGCCGTGCTGATCGACCTGCCGCTGCCGCCTGCATCCTGA
- a CDS encoding ClpXP protease specificity-enhancing factor, with product MPETSTKPYLIRAIYEWCTDNGFTPYIAVFVDANTNVPREFVKNNEIVLNVSFDATSGLDMGNEWITFSARFGGVSRKIDVPVENVLAIYARENGQGMAFPVERSVPETQAATERENNPPPKLAPVEAETPATTNDTGPGDDDTPPPVPRIGGKKPALKVVK from the coding sequence ATGCCTGAAACCTCCACCAAGCCCTACCTGATCCGCGCCATCTACGAATGGTGCACGGACAACGGCTTCACGCCGTACATCGCCGTCTTCGTCGACGCCAACACCAACGTGCCGCGCGAGTTCGTCAAGAACAACGAGATCGTGCTCAACGTCAGCTTCGACGCCACCAGCGGCCTGGACATGGGCAACGAGTGGATCACCTTCAGTGCACGCTTCGGCGGTGTCTCCCGCAAGATCGACGTGCCCGTCGAAAACGTGCTTGCCATCTACGCGCGTGAGAACGGACAGGGCATGGCCTTCCCGGTCGAACGCAGCGTGCCGGAAACCCAGGCCGCCACCGAACGCGAAAACAACCCTCCGCCCAAGCTCGCCCCGGTCGAAGCCGAAACCCCGGCAACCACCAATGACACCGGCCCCGGCGACGACGACACGCCGCCTCCGGTGCCCCGCATCGGCGGCAAGAAGCCGGCACTGAAAGTGGTGAAGTAA
- the manD gene encoding D-mannonate dehydratase ManD produces the protein MKIEQIKTIVTCPGRNFVTVKVVTDAGVYGLGDATLNGRELAVRAYLDEHVIPCLIGRDPRRIEDIWQYLYRGAYWRRGPVTMTAIAAIDMALWDILGKLAGMPVYQLLGGRSRDGLMVYGHATGRDHAEAIDAVHSHLEQGYKAIRVQSGVPGLSKVYGVGTQPGRYEPAQKGLPPEEPWDTSLYLRHTPELFRKVREAVGFAPHLLHDAHHRLTPIEAAGLGKALEPFSLFWLEDATPAENQEAFRLIRQHTTTPLAAGEIFNSLWDCKDLISQQLIDYIRTTIVHAGGITHVRRIADFAATYQVRTGFHGATDLSPVCMAAAVNFGLWAPNFGIQELMPHGDLIDEVFPHNYRLEDGYLVMDNVPGLGVDIDEPLAARYPYERAYLPVARLRDGAMWNW, from the coding sequence TTGAAGATCGAACAGATAAAAACCATCGTCACCTGCCCGGGGCGCAACTTCGTGACGGTCAAGGTGGTCACCGATGCCGGCGTGTACGGCCTGGGCGACGCCACACTCAATGGCCGCGAACTGGCGGTGCGCGCCTACCTGGACGAGCATGTGATCCCGTGCCTGATCGGGCGCGACCCGCGCCGGATCGAGGACATCTGGCAATACCTCTACCGCGGCGCCTACTGGCGGCGCGGGCCCGTCACGATGACCGCCATCGCGGCCATCGACATGGCGCTGTGGGATATCCTGGGCAAGCTGGCCGGCATGCCGGTGTACCAGTTGCTTGGCGGGCGCAGCCGCGATGGCCTGATGGTGTACGGCCACGCCACCGGCCGCGACCACGCCGAAGCCATCGACGCGGTGCACAGCCATCTCGAGCAAGGCTACAAGGCGATCCGAGTGCAGTCGGGCGTGCCGGGCTTGTCCAAGGTTTACGGCGTGGGCACGCAGCCGGGCCGCTATGAACCGGCGCAGAAGGGCCTGCCGCCGGAGGAGCCCTGGGACACGTCGCTCTATCTGCGCCACACGCCCGAGCTATTCCGCAAGGTGCGCGAAGCCGTGGGTTTCGCCCCGCATCTGCTGCACGATGCGCATCACCGGTTGACCCCGATCGAAGCGGCTGGCCTGGGCAAGGCGCTGGAGCCGTTCAGCCTGTTCTGGCTGGAAGATGCCACGCCGGCCGAAAACCAGGAAGCGTTCCGGCTGATTCGCCAGCACACCACCACCCCGCTTGCGGCCGGCGAGATTTTCAATTCGCTGTGGGACTGCAAGGACCTGATCAGCCAGCAGCTGATCGACTACATCCGCACCACCATCGTTCACGCCGGCGGCATCACGCATGTGCGCCGCATCGCGGACTTCGCCGCAACCTACCAGGTGCGCACCGGCTTCCACGGCGCCACTGACCTGTCTCCGGTATGCATGGCGGCGGCGGTCAACTTCGGGCTGTGGGCACCTAACTTCGGCATCCAGGAACTGATGCCGCATGGCGACCTGATCGACGAGGTGTTCCCGCACAACTACCGGCTGGAGGACGGTTACCTGGTGATGGACAACGTGCCGGGACTGGGCGTCGACATCGATGAGCCGCTGGCGGCCCGCTATCCATACGAGCGCGCCTACCTGCCGGTGGCGCGGCTGCGCGACGGCGCGATGTGGAACTGGTAG
- a CDS encoding sugar kinase → MRARFDIVALGEAMVEFNHAGARGSRTYVQGFGGDTANAIIAAARQGARCAYVTRLGDDEFGRMCLYLLRAEHVDTSAVVIDASAPTGLYFVHHGPGGHTFSYRRTGSAASRMQPSALPVALLERATWLHVSGISQAISPSATRTVREAIRISRQAGNKVAYDPNLRLSLWPLERARDVILTTIPLCDLFLPSLDDVRLLAGIEEPLSIVDWCHRMGARHVVLKLGSQGCLVSEGGPVTAVAPYPVDAVDATGAGDCFDGSYLARLVAGDDAVSAARWACTAAALATTGYGAAAPLPRAQAVREALQAQS, encoded by the coding sequence ATGCGCGCGAGATTCGACATCGTCGCCCTCGGCGAGGCCATGGTGGAATTCAACCACGCCGGCGCGCGGGGTTCGCGCACTTACGTGCAGGGCTTTGGCGGCGATACCGCCAACGCCATCATCGCCGCGGCGCGCCAGGGGGCGCGGTGCGCCTACGTGACCCGGCTGGGCGACGACGAGTTCGGGCGCATGTGCCTCTACCTGCTGCGCGCCGAGCACGTCGATACCAGCGCCGTCGTCATCGATGCGTCGGCGCCTACCGGGCTCTACTTCGTTCATCACGGCCCCGGCGGACACACTTTCAGCTATCGGCGCACGGGCTCCGCCGCCAGCCGGATGCAGCCGTCGGCGCTGCCGGTGGCATTGCTGGAACGGGCCACGTGGCTGCACGTCTCGGGCATCAGCCAGGCCATCAGCCCGTCCGCCACGCGTACCGTGCGCGAGGCGATCCGCATCTCCCGCCAGGCCGGCAACAAGGTGGCCTACGATCCGAACCTGCGCCTCTCGCTGTGGCCGCTGGAGCGCGCCCGCGACGTGATCCTGACGACCATTCCGCTGTGCGACCTGTTTCTGCCCAGCCTTGACGACGTGCGCCTGCTCGCCGGCATCGAGGAACCCCTGAGCATCGTCGACTGGTGCCATCGGATGGGCGCGCGGCACGTGGTGCTGAAGCTGGGCAGCCAGGGATGCCTGGTGTCTGAGGGCGGACCGGTGACCGCCGTGGCGCCATACCCGGTTGACGCCGTCGATGCCACCGGCGCGGGAGACTGCTTCGACGGCAGCTATCTGGCGCGGCTGGTGGCCGGAGACGACGCCGTGTCGGCCGCGCGCTGGGCCTGCACGGCAGCGGCGCTGGCCACCACGGGCTACGGCGCGGCGGCGCCGCTGCCGCGTGCACAAGCGGTGCGGGAGGCCTTGCAAGCGCAATCATGA
- a CDS encoding Zn-dependent oxidoreductase: MFSIVVEQPHCMAVRERPIPVPAEGEVRVRVRLAGICGSDLHIFHGKNPFATYPRVIGHEFVGHVDAVGAGVSALRIGERVVVDPVVSCGQCHACRIGRHNVCQRLQVIGVHRDGGFSQYACVPAGNAYVVPDGMPNASAAVIEPFAVAANVTHRTGVLPTDVALIYGAGPVGLNLLQVLKRVYGVRTFITDHVDERLALARGCGAGEDEIINTAREPLARALERRGVAWGPTLIYDAVCHPAILEEAVAIAAPAGRIGVLGFSATPSALPQQALTGKELTLYASRLNCAMFPTVIDWITRGLVDPGRIVTHQVDFRDVADAFDLAESQPRASCKVLLDLGEDA, from the coding sequence ATGTTCAGCATAGTCGTCGAGCAACCGCACTGCATGGCCGTGCGCGAGCGCCCAATTCCCGTCCCTGCCGAAGGCGAGGTGCGCGTGCGCGTCCGTCTCGCCGGTATCTGCGGGTCGGACCTGCATATCTTCCATGGCAAAAACCCGTTTGCGACCTATCCGCGCGTGATCGGCCATGAGTTCGTCGGCCATGTCGATGCGGTCGGCGCCGGCGTCAGCGCGTTGCGCATTGGCGAGCGGGTGGTGGTCGATCCGGTGGTCAGCTGCGGCCAATGCCACGCCTGCCGGATCGGCCGGCACAATGTCTGCCAACGGCTGCAGGTGATTGGCGTGCACCGCGATGGCGGCTTCAGCCAATACGCATGCGTGCCGGCGGGTAATGCCTATGTGGTACCCGATGGCATGCCGAACGCCAGTGCCGCTGTGATCGAGCCGTTCGCCGTGGCGGCCAACGTCACGCACCGCACCGGCGTGCTGCCCACCGACGTGGCGCTGATCTACGGGGCCGGGCCGGTCGGCCTGAACCTGCTGCAGGTGCTCAAGCGCGTGTATGGGGTACGCACCTTCATCACCGACCATGTCGATGAACGGCTGGCATTGGCGCGTGGCTGCGGCGCCGGGGAAGACGAAATCATCAACACCGCGCGCGAGCCGCTTGCCCGCGCTTTGGAACGGCGCGGCGTGGCGTGGGGGCCGACGCTGATCTACGATGCGGTGTGCCATCCTGCCATCCTGGAGGAAGCCGTGGCCATCGCGGCACCGGCAGGCCGCATCGGCGTGCTTGGGTTTTCCGCCACGCCGTCGGCGCTGCCGCAGCAGGCGCTGACCGGCAAGGAACTGACGCTGTACGCGTCGCGCCTGAACTGCGCGATGTTCCCTACCGTGATCGACTGGATCACGCGCGGGCTGGTCGATCCGGGCCGGATCGTCACGCATCAGGTCGACTTCCGCGACGTGGCAGACGCGTTCGATCTTGCAGAAAGCCAGCCGCGCGCAAGCTGCAAGGTGCTGCTCGACCTGGGCGAGGACGCCTGA